One Bradyrhizobium sp. ISRA464 genomic window carries:
- a CDS encoding EAL domain-containing protein, which translates to MFRIFTCVSGERDWRLVVLAGLVCFVASVVAVNIFHRAIASRARTRLIWIAIAGAAIGYGIWATHFIAMLAYEPGVPTGYSTALTALSLATAMLLTSGGLGFAATESSRWRAPVGGAIIGAGIASMHYLGIWALEVPGRVVWSIDLVAASIVLGMLFGYAALAIAVRHQDRRMTAAAALLLTLAIVSHHFTAMGAVAIVPDPRQAPDALSLSPAFLAVTIAGAALSVLGMSLVCVLADRRLALRTHRFEEIISQLSLARQQVEASQHELQEQKLRLDTAINYMGEGLCMFDADKRLVVCNARYANMYRLPPELLRPGTLHRDIIRHRILNGILKGETSDSAATERLATLNALPANEINSRIDELADGRLICVTRQPMVGGGWVATHLDVTEQRRSEAKITHMAQHDALTDLPNRVLLKERMEQALSITRHGGPSLAVLMLDLDRFKDINDTLGHPAGDALLQAVAVRLRRCVSETALIARLGGDEFAVIDYVTDPVVDAGQLAEKIRKALSEPVDLDLHRVITATSIGIAIAPRDGADSDEILRSADLALYSAKSRGRGAYRFFEPELDQLLQARRSLERDMRSALLNGEFELHYQPFINVASGETSGFEALLRWDHPQRGMVPPATFIPLAEETGLIVPLGEWVLRTACAEAAKWPDDLKIAVNLSPAQFRSQELVPVVVRALASSGIAPHRLELEVTETAIIHDSEAVFAALGQLHDLGVRIALDDFGTGYSSLSFLQRFPFDKVKIDRSFVSELSAPTDESRRIARAVVRFAVSLGKTTTAEGVETREQLDILRADACTEVQGFHFSPPVRRAKVAQMIGERAPATVEHPTARRAVAAAAS; encoded by the coding sequence GGATCGCGATCGCGGGCGCCGCGATCGGTTACGGAATCTGGGCGACGCATTTCATCGCCATGCTCGCCTATGAGCCGGGTGTTCCGACCGGATACAGCACCGCGCTGACCGCGCTGTCGCTCGCCACGGCGATGCTGCTGACGTCGGGCGGCCTCGGCTTTGCCGCCACCGAGTCCAGCCGCTGGCGCGCACCGGTCGGCGGCGCGATCATCGGTGCCGGCATCGCCAGCATGCACTATCTCGGCATTTGGGCGCTCGAAGTGCCGGGCCGCGTGGTCTGGTCGATCGATCTCGTCGCCGCCTCGATCGTGCTCGGCATGCTGTTCGGCTATGCGGCGCTGGCGATCGCGGTGCGCCACCAGGATCGCCGGATGACGGCCGCCGCCGCGCTGTTGCTGACGCTCGCGATCGTGTCCCATCACTTCACGGCGATGGGCGCCGTCGCGATCGTCCCCGACCCGCGGCAGGCGCCGGACGCCCTGTCGCTCTCTCCCGCCTTCCTCGCCGTCACGATCGCCGGCGCGGCGCTGTCGGTGCTCGGGATGAGCCTGGTCTGCGTGCTCGCGGATCGCCGGCTTGCGCTGCGCACGCACCGCTTCGAGGAGATCATCAGCCAGCTCTCGCTGGCGCGCCAGCAGGTCGAGGCCTCGCAACACGAGCTGCAGGAGCAGAAGCTGCGGCTGGATACGGCGATCAACTACATGGGCGAGGGCCTCTGCATGTTCGATGCGGACAAGCGCCTCGTCGTGTGCAACGCCCGCTACGCCAACATGTACCGGCTGCCGCCCGAACTGTTGCGTCCCGGGACGCTTCACCGCGACATCATCAGGCATCGTATCCTGAACGGCATCCTCAAGGGCGAGACCAGCGACAGCGCCGCGACCGAGCGGCTCGCGACGTTGAACGCGTTGCCGGCCAACGAGATCAATAGCCGGATCGACGAGCTCGCCGATGGCCGGCTGATTTGCGTCACCAGGCAACCGATGGTCGGCGGCGGCTGGGTGGCGACCCATCTCGACGTCACTGAGCAACGCCGCTCCGAGGCCAAGATCACCCACATGGCGCAGCACGATGCGCTGACCGACCTGCCGAACCGTGTGCTGCTCAAGGAGCGGATGGAGCAGGCCTTGTCGATCACGCGCCACGGCGGGCCGAGCCTTGCGGTGCTGATGCTCGATCTCGATCGCTTCAAGGATATCAACGACACACTCGGTCACCCCGCGGGTGACGCGCTGCTGCAGGCAGTGGCCGTGCGGCTCCGCCGCTGCGTCAGCGAAACGGCGCTGATCGCGCGCCTCGGCGGCGACGAGTTCGCCGTGATCGACTACGTGACGGATCCTGTCGTGGATGCCGGCCAGCTCGCCGAGAAGATCAGGAAGGCGCTCAGCGAGCCCGTCGACCTCGACCTTCATCGGGTGATCACTGCGACCAGCATCGGCATTGCGATCGCGCCGCGCGACGGCGCCGATTCGGACGAGATCCTCAGAAGCGCTGATCTCGCGCTGTATTCCGCGAAGAGCCGCGGGCGCGGCGCATACCGCTTCTTCGAGCCGGAGCTCGATCAGCTGCTGCAGGCCCGGCGCAGCCTCGAGCGCGACATGCGCAGCGCGCTCTTGAACGGAGAGTTCGAGCTTCACTACCAGCCGTTCATCAACGTCGCGAGCGGCGAGACCAGCGGCTTCGAGGCGCTGCTGCGGTGGGACCATCCGCAACGCGGCATGGTGCCGCCGGCGACGTTCATTCCGCTGGCTGAAGAGACCGGCCTGATCGTGCCGCTCGGGGAATGGGTGTTGCGAACCGCCTGCGCCGAGGCGGCGAAATGGCCCGACGATCTCAAGATCGCGGTCAACCTGTCACCGGCCCAGTTCAGGAGCCAGGAGCTGGTGCCGGTCGTGGTGCGTGCGCTGGCGAGCTCGGGAATTGCCCCGCACCGGCTCGAGCTCGAAGTCACCGAGACGGCGATCATCCACGACAGTGAGGCGGTGTTCGCGGCGCTCGGTCAGTTGCACGATCTGGGGGTGCGGATCGCGCTCGATGACTTTGGCACCGGCTACTCGTCGCTGAGCTTCCTGCAGCGATTTCCGTTCGACAAGGTCAAGATCGACCGCAGCTTCGTGTCCGAATTGTCCGCGCCGACGGACGAATCGCGCCGGATTGCGCGCGCGGTAGTCCGATTCGCCGTCAGCCTCGGCAAGACCACGACGGCCGAAGGCGTCGAAACCCGGGAGCAGCTCGACATCCTCCGTGCCGATGCCTGCACGGAGGTGCAGGGCTTCCATTTCAGCCCGCCGGTCAGGCGCGCGAAGGTCGCGCAGATGATCGGCGAGCGGGCCCCGGCGACGGTGGAACACCCCACCGCTCGCCGCGCGGTCGCGGCCGCCGCTTCCTGA
- a CDS encoding cytochrome b/b6 domain-containing protein, whose protein sequence is MAEAAPRPRDPSAQHSASRTVQVWDLPLRLWHWTLAAVVLIAWFTPNSHDRVHRLAGYSVIGLVAFRLIWGFAGTHYSRFRMLGARLRAAPRYIWNLRRGITGRYIGLNPAGTVMLVALLALLAISAITGAMQVTVTFFGVWWVEDTHAYASDAVIILVVLHVLGVVVMGILQRQNLVQAMITGRKLIRSRW, encoded by the coding sequence ATGGCAGAGGCGGCGCCGCGACCGCGCGATCCATCCGCGCAGCACTCCGCGTCGCGGACGGTGCAGGTCTGGGACCTGCCGCTGCGGCTCTGGCACTGGACTCTCGCGGCCGTCGTGCTGATCGCGTGGTTCACGCCGAACAGCCATGACCGGGTGCACCGGCTGGCCGGCTATAGCGTGATCGGACTCGTGGCCTTTCGGTTGATCTGGGGCTTTGCCGGCACGCACTATTCGCGGTTCAGGATGCTGGGCGCGAGGCTGCGCGCCGCGCCGCGCTACATCTGGAATCTGCGCCGCGGGATCACCGGCCGCTATATCGGACTCAATCCTGCCGGCACCGTGATGCTGGTGGCCTTGCTGGCGCTGCTCGCGATTTCGGCGATCACGGGCGCGATGCAGGTCACCGTGACCTTCTTCGGGGTCTGGTGGGTCGAGGACACCCACGCCTACGCCTCGGATGCGGTCATCATCCTGGTCGTGTTGCACGTCTTGGGTGTGGTCGTGATGGGCATTCTTCAGCGCCAGAACCTGGTGCAAGCGATGATTACAGGACGGAAGCTGATCCGCAGCCGCTGGTGA
- a CDS encoding FMN-binding protein: protein MTWVRYTLPAVALVSVASPAYAVQYLSIEEAQRQAFPSATHFTEVQTGRVWKAESGGKVAGFFVFDRVIGKHLFIDYAVALTPAGAVHKVEILQYRESYGGEIRSPSWLAQFVGKTSGSALKINGDIRNISGATLSSTHVTEGVKRILTAYANRLR, encoded by the coding sequence ATGACGTGGGTTCGATATACGCTGCCGGCGGTGGCGCTCGTGTCGGTTGCTTCGCCTGCCTATGCGGTTCAGTACCTGTCGATCGAGGAGGCGCAGAGGCAGGCGTTTCCATCGGCGACGCACTTCACCGAAGTCCAGACGGGACGCGTCTGGAAGGCCGAATCCGGCGGCAAAGTCGCGGGCTTCTTCGTCTTCGACCGGGTCATCGGCAAGCACCTGTTCATCGACTATGCGGTGGCGCTGACCCCGGCCGGCGCAGTGCATAAGGTCGAAATCCTGCAATACAGGGAATCCTATGGCGGTGAGATCAGAAGTCCGAGCTGGCTGGCGCAATTCGTCGGCAAGACCAGCGGCAGCGCATTGAAGATCAACGGCGACATCAGGAATATCTCCGGCGCGACGTTGTCATCGACGCATGTCACCGAGGGCGTGAAGAGGATCCTGACCGCCTATGCCAATCGCCTTCGATAG
- a CDS encoding FAD:protein FMN transferase gives MPIAFDSTRRARPLLGTFVEIEVAAAAGSDAAAAIDAAFDAVAEVHRLMSFHEHDTDVSRLNREAGIRPTRVHAWTFQVLEAAVEMHRRSRGVFDVTVAPVLQAMGLLPGLDGAPVIMPEWRVTDPIELSSEQTVRFRSPAIEIDLGGIAKGFAVDRAIEVLRGFDIPGGLVNAGGDLRVFGQGPHTVHLRDPGDPLRLLARIELTDEALASTARRFDLVDGAAPGVSAIIDPFTGKPTGAVTGATVRAPSCMIADALTKVVMISGTGAGDLLAHYGASALLISVDGEVQITSDWPQAVHLAA, from the coding sequence ATGCCAATCGCCTTCGATAGTACTCGCCGCGCGCGGCCGCTGTTGGGCACCTTCGTCGAGATCGAGGTCGCAGCTGCTGCCGGATCCGACGCGGCTGCCGCCATTGACGCCGCATTCGATGCAGTCGCCGAAGTTCATCGGCTGATGAGCTTTCATGAGCACGACACCGACGTCAGCCGCCTCAATCGGGAAGCCGGCATCCGCCCGACGCGAGTCCATGCCTGGACGTTCCAGGTCCTGGAGGCGGCGGTCGAGATGCATCGACGTTCCAGGGGTGTTTTCGACGTCACCGTCGCGCCGGTGTTGCAGGCCATGGGTCTGCTGCCTGGATTGGATGGCGCTCCGGTCATCATGCCGGAATGGCGCGTCACCGATCCGATCGAGCTTTCGTCTGAACAGACCGTGCGCTTTCGATCACCGGCGATCGAGATCGATCTCGGTGGGATCGCCAAGGGCTTTGCAGTCGATCGCGCAATCGAGGTGTTGCGCGGCTTCGATATTCCGGGCGGGCTGGTCAATGCCGGTGGCGATCTTCGGGTATTCGGACAGGGGCCGCACACGGTCCACCTGCGCGACCCCGGCGACCCGCTCCGCTTGCTCGCCCGTATCGAGCTGACCGATGAGGCGCTGGCGTCGACGGCGCGTCGATTTGATCTGGTTGATGGAGCAGCTCCGGGTGTATCGGCGATCATCGATCCCTTTACCGGCAAGCCGACGGGTGCCGTTACCGGCGCTACGGTCCGAGCACCGTCATGCATGATCGCCGATGCGCTCACGAAGGTCGTCATGATCTCCGGGACCGGCGCCGGCGACCTGCTCGCGCATTACGGAGCGAGTGCCTTGTTGATCTCGGTCGATGGCGAGGTGCAGATCACGTCCGACTGGCCTCAGGCGGTGCACCTTGCGGCTTAA
- a CDS encoding PepSY domain-containing protein — MRVIRSAALAMSVLGLMGSTALADGYKNCTKLDKASWKPASEAEAKAKAAGYEVRRSKIEGSCYEVYGVKDGKLFELFYNPEDLTLKHTIAK, encoded by the coding sequence GTGAGGGTCATTCGGAGTGCTGCGCTGGCAATGTCTGTATTGGGGCTGATGGGATCGACGGCGCTTGCCGACGGCTACAAGAACTGCACCAAGCTCGACAAGGCGTCGTGGAAGCCGGCGAGCGAAGCCGAAGCCAAGGCCAAGGCGGCCGGCTACGAGGTGCGCCGCTCCAAGATCGAAGGCTCCTGCTACGAAGTGTACGGCGTCAAGGACGGCAAGCTGTTCGAGCTGTTCTACAACCCCGAGGATCTCACCCTGAAACACACGATCGCGAAGTGA
- a CDS encoding LON peptidase substrate-binding domain-containing protein: MPINAEYRGPAELPEVIPVFPLPGALLLPRGQMPLNIFEPRYLAMVDDALRDGHRLIGMIQPDVTHSPNEANPVLFRIGCVGRITQLAESGDGRYILELTGVARFKVVEELTVQTSYRQCKVDFFSFTGDFTARKGEEAVDRKALLKVLADFLKANNLKVDWEGIEAAPNEALVNALAMMSPYGPAEKQAMLEAPDLKTRAEILIAVTEMDLAKKRTSGDPPVQ, encoded by the coding sequence ATGCCGATCAACGCCGAATACCGCGGGCCCGCCGAGCTTCCCGAAGTGATCCCGGTATTCCCGTTGCCGGGCGCGCTGTTGCTGCCGCGCGGCCAGATGCCGCTCAACATCTTCGAGCCGCGCTATCTCGCGATGGTCGACGACGCGCTGCGCGACGGGCACCGCCTGATCGGGATGATCCAGCCCGACGTGACGCATTCGCCGAACGAGGCCAATCCCGTGCTGTTCCGCATCGGCTGCGTCGGCCGCATCACACAGCTCGCCGAATCCGGCGACGGCCGCTACATCCTCGAACTGACCGGCGTCGCGCGCTTCAAGGTGGTCGAGGAACTGACCGTGCAGACGTCCTACCGGCAGTGCAAGGTCGACTTCTTTTCCTTCACCGGCGACTTCACCGCGCGCAAGGGCGAGGAGGCGGTCGACCGCAAGGCGTTGCTCAAGGTGCTCGCCGATTTCCTGAAGGCCAACAATCTCAAGGTCGACTGGGAAGGCATCGAGGCCGCGCCCAACGAGGCGCTGGTCAATGCGCTGGCGATGATGTCGCCCTACGGTCCCGCCGAGAAGCAGGCGATGCTCGAGGCGCCCGACCTGAAGACCCGCGCCGAGATCCTGATCGCGGTCACCGAAATGGATCTCGCCAAGAAGCGCACCAGCGGCGACCCGCCGGTGCAGTGA